The Schistocerca gregaria isolate iqSchGreg1 chromosome 4, iqSchGreg1.2, whole genome shotgun sequence genome contains a region encoding:
- the LOC126268144 gene encoding tubulin delta chain-like, with product MINFGNFKLGAKQFELVRKHENQNFSSWRQIVMHRMAVVSVQFGQCGNQIGHEFYSMLSEDELVKVGSDYAECDRWFRNSAFHNIRTARAVLVDTEQKVIHKVSENGVKNRCNWRYSTENVVASDGGAGNNWALGYVERGPKMKDRVMECVRKEIEEADSLTSLLIMASSAGGTGSGVGSCIAENLKDDYPNKHIINILVLPYKNGDVITQNYNTLLTCAKLYDVCDMHVLFQNDHLYKMVSNLIKTKDINFNDLNALISLKMMAVFQPVERGACSTLPDIVSQLTPHPGMKLVTFKSAPHTSKETAQYESSFLWENLIQHLLQSFRVSSVGGHIMSDYECKAPSRHYSSRSSEMKFSPCISNMLFTRGPMPELSRTERAMLCDPLMYKKWVPASMRYVHCHSNKRLMGTEKFATLASNNMLMFVPIDEVLDKAWNMYTYKAYLHQYKKYSVTEDDFIVAFAKLESIVKMYKDIG from the coding sequence ATGATTAACTTTGGCAACTTTAAACTAGGCGCGAAGCAGTTTGAGTTGGTGCGTAAACATGAGAATCAAAATTTCAGTTCATGGAGACAAATTGTGATGCATAGGATGGCAGTTGTAAGCGTTCAATTTGGTCAATGCGGGAATCAGATAGGACACGAGTTCTATTCGATGCTTTCAGAGGACGAACTAGTGAAAGTTGGAAGTGACTACGCGGAGTGTGACAGATGGTTCAGGAACAGTGCATTTCACAATATTCGGACAGCTAGGGCTGTTCTGGTTGATACTGAACAGAAAGTAATTCATAAGGTTTCAGAGAATGGTGTTAAGAATCGGTGTAATTGGCGTTACAGTACTGAAAATGTTGTGGCAAGTGACGGGGGCGCTGGAAATAATTGGGCTTTAGGCTACGTTGAAAGAGGACCCAAAATGAAAGATAGGGTAATGGAATGTGTGAGAAAGGAAATCGAGGAAGCCGACAGTCTGACAAGCCTTCTAATTATGGCTAGCTCGGCGGGAGGTACTGGTTCTGGTGTTGGCAGttgcattgcagaaaacttaaagGATGATTACCCCAACAaacatattattaatattttagtaCTGCCTTACAAAAACGGAGACGTAATTACTCAGAATTACAACACTTTACTCACCTGTGCAAAATTATATGACGTTTGTGATATGCATGTACTGTTCCAAAATGATCATCTGTATAAAATGGTTTCAAATCTTATAAAAACGAAAGATATCAACTTTAACGATTTAAATGCACTTATATCACTAAAAATGATGGCTGTATTCCAGCCTGTAGAGAGGGGTGCATGTTCCACATTGCCAGATATTGTTTCCCAGTTAACACCTCACCCAGGGATGAAGCTGGTAACTTTTAAGAGTGCTCCTCATACTTCGAAAGAAACTGCACAATACGAAAGCAGTTTCCTTTGGGAGAATTTAATACAGCATCTGCTACAATCATTTCGTGTGAGCTCTGTTGGAGGGCATATCATGAGTGACTATGAATGTAAAGCTCCATCGCGGCATTATAGTTCTCGCtcttcagaaatgaaattttcCCCATGCATATCAAATATGCTTTTTACAAGAGGGCCAATGCCAGAATTATCACGAACAGAGAGAGCTATGTTATGTGATCCTTTAATGTACAAAAAATGGGTTCCTGCCTCAATGAGGTATGTCCACTGTCACAGCAATAAAAGATTAATGGGGACTGAAAAGTTTGCCACCCTTGCATCTAACAATATGTTGATGTTTGTCCCAATTGATGAAGTACTTGACAAGGCATGGAATATGTATACATACAAAGCATATTTACACCAGTACAAGAAGTACAGTGTAACAGAGGATGACTTTATTGTGGCCTTTGCTAAATTAGAAAGTATTGTCAAAATGTACAAAGATATAGGATAA